The sequence CCGCCGCGAGGTCGTCGGTGTGCACCACGAGTTCGAGACAGCGGGTGACGAGGAAGTCGGCCAGCGGCATCGCGCCGGGCAGGACCGGCAGCAGCCGGTCGTCCGGCTCCGGCGCGACGACCTCGGCGAACTCCGCGGCGATGCGTTCCAGCAGCTCCACGGGGTCGTGCGCGTCGGCCAGGGCGCGGGTGCGCTCGTCGACGTCAGCGGCGCGCGGCGCGGCCGCCGACGGCCACTCCAGCAGGGTGGCCTCCGCCCGCGCCGGCACCGGCCGCTCCAGGCTGCGCGCCACGCTCCCCACGGCCATGGACAGATGCGCCACCAGCTCGCGCACCGTCCAGTCACCGAGCCGGGTCGGCAGCGCCAACCGGCCCGGAGTCAGGGCGCGTACGGCCTCCTGGACGTGAGCGAGCTGGGCCGTGACGGCGCTGCGGGTCTTCTTCGGGTCGTACCGGCGGGGGCGCGGCTTCCGGGCGGCAGGAGGCATGTGCGTCAGCCTACGAGGCGCCACTGACAGGGGCCGCGGAATGCGCGGGGCGGGCGCGGGGCGGGCGCGGGGCGGCCGGGGCCGGCGGGTTCCCGGAGCTGCCGGGCCGTGTTCCCGGGGCGGCCGACGCTCAGTTCGCCGGTGCCGACCGCGGCGCCCCGGCCTCGAAGGTCTCGCCGTTGCGCGGGACGCCGACGCCCTGCCAGGTGAACGGGATGCCCTGGGCGGTGACCGGGTCGGCGGCATCCATCAGCTGGAAGTGGACGTGCGGCTCACTGCTGTTGCCGGAGTCGCCGCACTGGCCGAGGGTTTGCCCGGTCCGCACCCGGTCGCCCGTACGGACGGTGAGCGAACCGCGGCGGACATGGGCGTAGAGCGCGTGGACGCCGTTGCCCAGGTCGAGGATCACATGGTTGCCGAGCAGCGGGCGGGCGCCGCCGAGCGAGCGGGCCGGGCCCTCCAGGGCGAGCAGGTAGACGGCCGCGGGCCAGGACGTACGGCTGAGATGGTCGCGCCGGCCGTCCTCGGCACGGACGACGGTGGCATCGGCGACGGCGAGCAGCGGCGCACCGAAGGCCGGGAAGTCCTCGTTGCGGCGGACCAGGGGCCACCAGCCGAAGCCGGGCCTGGAGCCCGGCTCGGGTTCCGCCACGATGTCGATCGCGTACGCCTGCCCGTAGGCCCGTGTGCCATGGCTGGGGACCTTGTCGGCGGGGCTGTTGAGGGCCTTCCAGCGGCCGGTGACCGGAGCGGCGACCGCCACCGGCTCAGGGGCCGGGCCCGACGCGCCGTCCCCCTCCTCGCGGGCCGCCCGGCGGTTCACCCCGAATGCGATCAGTATCC is a genomic window of Streptomyces sp. Edi2 containing:
- a CDS encoding sterol carrier family protein yields the protein MPPAARKPRPRRYDPKKTRSAVTAQLAHVQEAVRALTPGRLALPTRLGDWTVRELVAHLSMAVGSVARSLERPVPARAEATLLEWPSAAAPRAADVDERTRALADAHDPVELLERIAAEFAEVVAPEPDDRLLPVLPGAMPLADFLVTRCLELVVHTDDLAAATGLEIPFDRQALAATTRLLADVLADRAPGGSVELRIPPFAVVQCVAGPKHTRGTPPNVVETDPLTWIRLATGRTSWDGALDAATVSAGGERADISGYLPVLS
- a CDS encoding M23 family metallopeptidase; the encoded protein is MKSTTERKLARNAARACLLTFLVIFVASFFTDIPSWWGWVPLALWILIAFGVNRRAAREEGDGASGPAPEPVAVAAPVTGRWKALNSPADKVPSHGTRAYGQAYAIDIVAEPEPGSRPGFGWWPLVRRNEDFPAFGAPLLAVADATVVRAEDGRRDHLSRTSWPAAVYLLALEGPARSLGGARPLLGNHVILDLGNGVHALYAHVRRGSLTVRTGDRVRTGQTLGQCGDSGNSSEPHVHFQLMDAADPVTAQGIPFTWQGVGVPRNGETFEAGAPRSAPAN